The following are encoded together in the Cicer arietinum cultivar CDC Frontier isolate Library 1 chromosome 2, Cicar.CDCFrontier_v2.0, whole genome shotgun sequence genome:
- the LOC101503375 gene encoding NAC domain-containing protein 1-like, with amino-acid sequence MYKREGEQHTYFFTKRNRKYPKGERPDRGVRGFGFWKATGIDHPINDNGTIIGFKKTLVFYRGNPKGGDKTNWIMQEYTINIENIESTSTTPTSQLNNWVICKIYEHKRGDAIGKAKKRKHENENLEGENMEEVIPTPNSSPSTPLTPTATSPPLSPSTPPTPAATSPPPPLLPEMSSNDIDMANFQNGDYDISSILNFDQNLENEMFDIDQLLDS; translated from the exons ATGTATAAACGTGAAGGAGAGCAACATACATATTTCTTCACTAAAAGAAATAGGAAATATCCAAAAGGAGAACGTCCAGATCGTGGTGTTAGAGGTTTTGGTTTCTGGAAAGCTACTGGAATTGATCATCCAATAAATGACAATGGCACTATAATTGGATTTAAAAAGACTTTGGTATTTTATAGAGGAAATCCTAAAGGTGGTGACAAAACTAATTGGATTATGCAAGAGTACACCataaatattgagaatattGAGAGCACAAGTACAACTCCTACTTCTcag TTGAATAATTGGGTGATTTGCAAGATTTATGAGCATAAGCGTGGAGATGCAATTGGAAAAGCTAAAAAAAGGAAGCATGAAAATGAAAATCTCGAAGGTGAAAATATGGAAGAAGTCATTCCTACTCCAAATTCATCTCCATCTACTCCTCTCACTCCTACCGCCACTTCTCCTCCTCTGTCTCCATCTACTCCTCCCACTCCTGCCGCCACTTCTCCTCCTCCGCCCTTGCTTCCGGAGATGTCTTCTAATGACATTGACATGGCTAATTTTCAAAATGGCGATTATGATATATCTTCTATTTTAAACTTTGatcaaaatttagaaaatgaaaTGTTTGATATAGACCAATTGTTGGATAGTTAA